One region of Longimicrobium sp. genomic DNA includes:
- a CDS encoding M20/M25/M40 family metallo-hydrolase: MEADREYFVDTLGALVRINSINPAFSDGSTNESEAAGWTAKEMERLGMSVRRFEAEPGRASVVGVLPGSGGGRSLMLYAHLDTVGIEGMPEPFAAEVRDGKMYGRGAYDMKAGLAAALAAVKALRDAGASLAGDVLIAAVADEEVASIGMQEVLRHVTADAAIVTEPTELEVGLAHKGFSWIEVETFGRAAHGSQFGVGIDANLRMGRFLARLDALEQELRNSEPHPLVGPPSLHAAVLNGGTGASTYAAHCRLTVERRMVPGETEELVVGQLRAIADALAEEDSTFRAEVRATLTRDSFEVPADAAIVRRVLAAAAEVLGRTPVTRGFPFWMDAAFLAAAGVETVVIGGSGAGAHETEEWVDIESHVQLATILARTAASYCAAG, translated from the coding sequence ATGGAAGCCGACCGTGAATACTTCGTCGACACGCTGGGCGCGCTCGTCCGCATCAACTCGATCAACCCGGCGTTCAGCGACGGGTCGACGAACGAAAGCGAGGCCGCCGGGTGGACGGCGAAGGAGATGGAGCGGCTGGGGATGAGCGTGCGGCGCTTCGAGGCGGAGCCGGGGCGGGCGAGCGTGGTCGGCGTGCTTCCCGGCTCCGGCGGCGGGCGCTCGCTGATGCTGTACGCGCACCTCGACACCGTGGGGATCGAGGGGATGCCTGAGCCGTTCGCGGCCGAGGTGCGCGACGGGAAGATGTACGGCCGCGGCGCCTACGACATGAAGGCCGGCCTGGCCGCGGCGCTCGCGGCGGTGAAGGCACTGCGCGACGCCGGCGCGAGCCTCGCCGGCGACGTGCTGATCGCCGCGGTGGCGGACGAGGAGGTGGCGAGCATCGGGATGCAGGAGGTGCTGCGCCACGTGACCGCCGACGCGGCGATCGTGACCGAGCCGACGGAGTTGGAAGTCGGCCTGGCACACAAGGGGTTCAGCTGGATCGAGGTGGAGACGTTCGGACGCGCAGCGCACGGGAGCCAGTTCGGGGTGGGGATCGACGCGAACCTGCGGATGGGGCGGTTCCTGGCGCGGCTGGACGCGCTGGAGCAGGAGCTGCGCAACTCCGAGCCGCACCCGCTGGTCGGCCCGCCGTCGCTGCACGCCGCGGTGCTGAACGGCGGCACCGGCGCCAGCACCTACGCCGCGCACTGCAGGCTGACCGTCGAGCGGCGGATGGTTCCCGGGGAGACGGAGGAGCTCGTCGTCGGCCAGCTCCGGGCCATCGCCGACGCGCTGGCGGAGGAGGACTCGACCTTCCGCGCCGAGGTCCGCGCCACGCTCACCCGCGACTCGTTCGAGGTGCCCGCGGACGCGGCGATCGTGCGCAGGGTGCTCGCCGCCGCTGCGGAGGTGCTCGGCCGCACGCCGGTGACGCGCGGATTTCCGTTCTGGATGGACGCCGCCTTCCTCGCCGCCGCCGGCGTGGAGACGGTGGTGATCGGCGGCTCCGGCGCGGGCGCGCACGAGACCGAGGAGTGGGTCGACATCGAATCGCACGTGCAGCTCGCCACCATCCTCGCCCGCACCGCCGCATCCTACTGCGCGGCGGGGTGA
- a CDS encoding GNAT family N-acetyltransferase — protein MPINLVAWMPASPEFPLDELVVRAMDGSPDSGFDCGRADQTDFLYERAWEDHQAQLSVTYLYYFGGILAAYATVGMDALPLARSERDPAMRYRDVSAMKLAQLGVHRPFQGMGLGRVVVGDIVELARDEALRVGCRYLTLDAQPDLVGWYESMGFERNVLRQAQRIRDAIEHRRDPDTIAVSMRFDLRKHIRG, from the coding sequence TTGCCCATCAACCTCGTCGCGTGGATGCCTGCCTCCCCGGAATTCCCTCTGGACGAGCTGGTGGTCCGGGCCATGGATGGATCTCCCGACAGCGGATTCGACTGCGGCCGCGCGGACCAGACGGATTTCCTTTACGAGCGCGCCTGGGAAGATCACCAGGCGCAGCTCTCCGTCACCTACCTGTACTACTTCGGCGGAATCCTGGCCGCCTACGCCACGGTCGGCATGGACGCGCTTCCGCTCGCCCGGAGCGAGCGCGATCCTGCCATGCGGTACCGGGATGTCAGCGCAATGAAGCTGGCGCAGCTCGGGGTGCACCGACCTTTTCAGGGAATGGGACTCGGGAGAGTCGTGGTCGGCGACATCGTCGAGCTCGCGCGCGACGAAGCATTGCGTGTGGGGTGCAGATACCTCACGCTGGATGCGCAGCCGGACCTCGTCGGATGGTACGAATCGATGGGCTTCGAGCGTAACGTGCTTCGGCAGGCTCAACGGATCCGGGACGCCATCGAGCACCGCCGCGATCCCGACACCATCGCGGTCAGCATGCGGTTCGATCTTCGCAAGCACATCCGAGGCTGA
- a CDS encoding cytochrome P450, translating to MSTGAASRAGAGPAALPEPPGPGRGLPFRQLADFRRDPLAFLERVHRRWGDVARFRFGPRSVYLLAHPDQIRDVLVTRHRNFIKSRALQRARVILGEGLLTSEGEHHLRQRRLAQPAFHRERIAALGRTMVRYAARTAGEWQGGREMEVTREMNRLTLAIAGKTLFGADVEAEADEIGGALSTALLAFKRLTNPLGPILDRLPLPQTIRVRRAAERLDATIYRMIDERRRSGEDRGDLLSMLLAARDEEGDGGGMTDLQLRDEALTLFLAGHETTANALAWTWHLLARNPEAEAALHAELDAALAGRAPAVNDLPRLPYTRAVLAESMRMRPPAWVIGREPKEDFEAGGFRIRARSVVMLSPWITHHDPRWWPEPERFDPARWTPEMEAALPRFAYFPFGGGPRKCIGEGFAWTEGILVLATLAQRWRLRPAPGAEVGREPLITLRPTGLRMIAEPR from the coding sequence GTGAGCACCGGGGCCGCTTCCCGCGCGGGGGCCGGCCCCGCCGCCCTCCCCGAGCCGCCCGGCCCGGGGCGCGGCCTCCCCTTCAGGCAGCTGGCGGACTTCCGCCGCGACCCGCTGGCCTTCCTAGAGCGCGTCCACCGCCGCTGGGGCGACGTGGCGCGCTTTCGCTTCGGCCCGCGCAGCGTGTACCTCCTCGCGCACCCCGACCAGATCCGCGACGTGCTGGTCACCCGGCACCGCAACTTCATCAAGAGCCGCGCGCTGCAGCGCGCCCGCGTCATCCTGGGCGAGGGGCTGCTGACCAGCGAGGGCGAGCACCACCTCCGCCAGCGGCGGCTGGCGCAGCCCGCCTTCCACCGCGAGCGCATCGCCGCGCTGGGCCGCACCATGGTGCGGTACGCCGCGCGGACGGCGGGCGAGTGGCAGGGCGGGCGGGAGATGGAGGTCACGCGGGAGATGAACCGCCTGACGCTGGCCATCGCCGGGAAGACGCTCTTCGGCGCCGACGTCGAGGCCGAGGCGGACGAGATCGGCGGCGCGCTGAGCACGGCGCTGCTGGCGTTCAAGCGGCTGACGAATCCGCTCGGCCCCATCCTGGACCGCCTTCCGCTGCCGCAGACGATCCGCGTGCGCCGCGCGGCGGAGCGGCTGGACGCCACCATCTACCGCATGATCGACGAGCGGCGCCGGAGCGGCGAGGACCGCGGCGACCTGCTGTCCATGCTCCTGGCCGCGCGCGACGAGGAAGGCGACGGCGGGGGGATGACGGACCTGCAGCTGCGCGACGAGGCGCTCACGCTCTTCCTGGCCGGGCACGAGACCACGGCCAACGCGCTGGCGTGGACCTGGCATCTGCTGGCGCGGAACCCGGAGGCCGAGGCCGCGCTCCACGCCGAGCTGGACGCCGCGCTCGCCGGCCGCGCCCCCGCGGTGAACGACCTGCCGCGCCTCCCGTACACCCGCGCCGTCCTGGCAGAGTCGATGCGCATGCGCCCGCCCGCGTGGGTCATCGGCCGCGAGCCGAAGGAGGACTTCGAGGCGGGGGGATTCCGCATCCGCGCGCGGTCGGTGGTGATGCTGAGCCCGTGGATCACGCACCACGACCCGCGCTGGTGGCCCGAGCCCGAGCGCTTCGACCCCGCCCGATGGACGCCGGAGATGGAGGCGGCGCTCCCGCGCTTCGCCTACTTTCCCTTCGGCGGCGGCCCGCGCAAGTGCATCGGCGAGGGCTTCGCGTGGACGGAAGGCATCCTCGTGCTGGCCACGCTGGCCCAGCGCTGGCGCCTCCGCCCCGCCCCCGGCGCCGAGGTGGGCCGCGAGCCCCTCATCACCCTGCGCCCCACGGGCCTCCGGATGATCGCGGAGCCGCGGTAG
- the lepB gene encoding signal peptidase I — translation MPTSQTRAGARSRAAAKDKPDAKKKNETLEWIKSIGAAVVLFLIIRTFLVQAYNIPSNSMEQTLLVGDYLMANNAVFGAHIPFTGWRVPGFRDPRHGEIVVFRPTYNRPEEDVVKRVIGLPGDTLQGRDGAVYRNGKKLDEPYVQHSGRQADGPIGFDGSQGGPPPETDPARYGYHNHIPALLPAVNRATYQPTRDNWGPLVVPKGSYWVMGDNRDESLDSRFMGFIPRDVIRGKPLFIYFSVDQEKDSPFPHFLTAARWGRIGTGIHSCCEK, via the coding sequence GTGCCGACCTCTCAGACCCGGGCGGGGGCTCGCTCCAGGGCCGCCGCCAAGGACAAGCCGGACGCGAAGAAGAAGAACGAGACGCTCGAATGGATCAAGTCCATCGGGGCGGCCGTCGTGCTTTTCCTCATCATCCGCACCTTCCTGGTCCAGGCGTACAACATCCCCTCCAACAGCATGGAGCAGACGCTGCTGGTGGGCGACTACCTGATGGCCAACAACGCGGTGTTCGGCGCGCACATCCCGTTCACCGGGTGGCGCGTGCCCGGATTCCGCGACCCGCGCCACGGCGAGATCGTCGTCTTCCGCCCCACCTATAACCGCCCCGAGGAAGACGTGGTGAAGCGGGTGATCGGGCTTCCCGGCGACACGCTGCAGGGGCGCGACGGGGCCGTGTACCGCAACGGGAAGAAGCTGGACGAGCCGTACGTGCAGCACAGCGGGCGGCAGGCCGACGGCCCCATCGGCTTCGACGGCTCGCAGGGCGGCCCGCCGCCGGAGACGGACCCGGCGCGCTACGGCTACCACAACCACATCCCCGCGCTGCTGCCGGCCGTCAACCGGGCCACCTACCAGCCCACGCGCGACAACTGGGGCCCGCTCGTCGTCCCCAAAGGCAGCTACTGGGTGATGGGCGACAACCGCGACGAGTCGCTGGACTCGCGCTTCATGGGCTTCATCCCCCGCGACGTGATCCGCGGCAAGCCGCTGTTCATCTACTTCAGCGTGGACCAGGAGAAGGATTCGCCCTTCCCGCACTTCCTGACCGCCGCGCGCTGGGGCCGCATCGGCACCGGCATCCACTCCTGCTGCGAGAAGTAG
- a CDS encoding class I SAM-dependent methyltransferase — translation MSSPDPVAEEHAPLEAWDDAADAWAAAVRGGTDPRRALTDRAILDLVRQVPTGPVLDLGCGEGWLARELASRRHEVTALDGSARMIALAEAAGGKIEYGHTPFAEAGENPRKLRGAYGTIIFNFSLLDARITPVLAAAGAVLFPYGRILIQAAHPAAMIGDASGYRDGWRMMEEAAPGVKLIRPIPWYFRTFTTWVLELRRAGLLLVETYEPLDPETGRPVSLLLHVTIPERRPKRSAEPR, via the coding sequence ATGAGCTCGCCCGACCCCGTTGCCGAGGAGCACGCGCCGCTGGAGGCGTGGGACGATGCCGCGGATGCGTGGGCCGCCGCCGTCCGCGGCGGCACCGACCCGCGCCGCGCGCTGACCGACCGCGCCATCCTCGACCTGGTGCGCCAGGTGCCCACCGGCCCGGTGCTGGACCTGGGCTGCGGCGAGGGGTGGCTGGCGCGCGAGCTGGCGTCGCGGCGGCACGAGGTCACCGCGCTGGACGGCTCCGCGCGGATGATCGCGCTGGCCGAGGCCGCGGGCGGCAAGATCGAGTACGGGCATACCCCCTTCGCCGAGGCGGGCGAGAACCCGCGCAAGCTGCGGGGCGCCTACGGCACCATCATCTTCAACTTCTCGCTGCTGGACGCGCGCATCACCCCCGTCCTGGCCGCGGCGGGGGCGGTGCTCTTCCCCTACGGCCGCATCCTCATCCAGGCCGCGCACCCGGCCGCCATGATCGGCGACGCCTCCGGCTACCGCGACGGCTGGCGGATGATGGAGGAGGCCGCGCCCGGGGTGAAGCTCATCCGCCCCATCCCCTGGTACTTCCGCACCTTCACCACCTGGGTGCTGGAGCTGCGCCGCGCCGGCCTCCTGCTCGTGGAAACGTACGAGCCGCTGGATCCCGAGACCGGCCGCCCCGTCTCGCTCCTCCTGCACGTCACCATCCCCGAGCGGCGGCCGAAGCGGAGTGCGGAACCGCGATAA
- a CDS encoding KTSC domain-containing protein, translating into MDRQRVDSSSVRSVGYEESSHTLEVEFINGGVYDYLDVPATEAERLRRSESLGRYLNKRIKPRYRVKKVRPPE; encoded by the coding sequence GTGGACAGGCAGCGTGTCGATTCCAGCAGCGTCCGCAGCGTGGGCTATGAAGAAAGCAGCCACACGCTCGAGGTGGAGTTCATCAACGGCGGGGTGTACGACTACCTGGACGTTCCCGCCACCGAGGCCGAGCGCCTGCGCCGGTCCGAATCGCTCGGCCGGTACCTGAACAAGCGCATCAAGCCGCGCTACCGCGTGAAGAAGGTGCGTCCGCCGGAGTAG
- a CDS encoding Ig-like domain-containing protein, whose amino-acid sequence MRHGRRWMGAIVLAAMAGACGEGAGTRNGGLSPTAPRLSGATTHVAVSCPVKMDFGASATCAAYGYDSNNVFTNSGVTSWSSSNTSLATITSGGTVTAGSTGGTVTITAVIDGIPGSTTIQIVPPLSVSIGGRSTVRTNAECYFWATPSGGTAPYTYTWSQTWGTGYSDGFDGYYARSSTSYTLYVTVHDANNVTATAAKNVTVSSSAALCPF is encoded by the coding sequence ATGAGGCACGGAAGACGGTGGATGGGCGCGATCGTGCTGGCCGCCATGGCCGGTGCGTGCGGCGAAGGCGCGGGCACGCGGAACGGCGGGCTCAGTCCCACCGCGCCGCGGCTCTCCGGCGCGACCACGCACGTGGCGGTGAGCTGCCCGGTGAAGATGGACTTCGGCGCGTCGGCTACGTGCGCCGCGTACGGCTACGACTCGAACAACGTGTTCACCAACAGCGGCGTCACGTCGTGGTCGTCCTCGAACACCTCGCTCGCGACCATCACCTCCGGCGGCACGGTGACGGCGGGCTCCACCGGCGGAACGGTGACCATCACCGCCGTGATCGACGGCATCCCGGGGTCGACGACCATCCAGATCGTGCCACCGCTCTCCGTGAGCATCGGCGGCCGCAGCACGGTGCGCACGAACGCGGAGTGCTACTTCTGGGCGACCCCGTCCGGCGGAACGGCCCCGTACACGTACACGTGGAGCCAGACGTGGGGGACTGGCTACAGCGACGGCTTCGACGGCTACTACGCGCGGAGCTCCACCAGCTACACGCTGTACGTGACCGTCCACGACGCCAACAACGTCACCGCGACGGCCGCCAAGAACGTGACGGTGAGCTCCAGCGCCGCGCTCTGCCCGTTTTGA
- a CDS encoding APC family permease, producing the protein MIPEEAPAADSRLVRVVGIWGLAASIVNITVGGGIFRLPAFVAGQLGSAAPIAYLVCAVAMGLIVLCFAEAGSRVALTGGPYAYVEVAFGSLAGFLSGVLLWAVGTLALAAVATLFADAVGALVPALGGPAARAAVLVATFALLSAVNVRGVRQGTAVNVVFTIAKLLPLLLLLVAGAFAVKAGNLAWHGAPSGGQVARTSVLLIFAFAGIETALVPSGEVRDVARTIPRAIALAMIGITLLYIGLHLVSQGLLGDALATSSTPLADAAAVALGPAGRAMMLAGAAVSMFGYVGGMTLAVPRALFALGRDGFLPRQLAAVHPRWHTPWVAIVVQGVIVCILAVTSGFEKLAILANLSTLLLYAGCCLAAWELRRRDVRAGGIPFRVPAAGVVPFLALAAIAYMVTSVKPLEWAVVAGVLAAAALIYFAARAARR; encoded by the coding sequence ATGATTCCTGAAGAAGCGCCCGCCGCGGACAGCCGCCTGGTTCGCGTGGTGGGGATCTGGGGCCTGGCCGCGAGCATCGTCAACATCACGGTGGGCGGCGGCATCTTCCGGCTCCCCGCGTTCGTGGCGGGGCAGCTCGGCTCGGCCGCGCCGATCGCCTACCTCGTGTGCGCGGTGGCGATGGGACTGATCGTCCTCTGCTTCGCCGAGGCGGGAAGCCGCGTGGCCCTCACCGGCGGGCCGTACGCGTACGTGGAAGTCGCGTTCGGATCGCTGGCGGGCTTCCTCTCCGGCGTGCTGCTGTGGGCCGTCGGCACGCTCGCCCTCGCCGCGGTGGCGACGCTCTTCGCGGACGCGGTCGGCGCGCTGGTGCCGGCGCTGGGCGGACCGGCGGCGCGCGCGGCGGTGCTCGTGGCCACCTTCGCGCTGCTGTCGGCGGTGAACGTGCGCGGTGTGCGGCAGGGGACGGCGGTGAACGTCGTCTTCACCATCGCCAAGCTCCTGCCTCTGCTCCTGTTGCTGGTCGCCGGCGCGTTCGCGGTGAAGGCGGGGAACCTGGCGTGGCACGGCGCTCCGTCGGGCGGCCAGGTGGCGCGGACGTCGGTGCTGCTGATCTTCGCGTTCGCGGGGATCGAGACGGCACTGGTGCCGAGCGGCGAGGTGCGCGACGTGGCCCGGACCATCCCCCGCGCCATCGCGCTGGCGATGATCGGGATCACGCTGCTGTACATCGGCCTGCACCTGGTGTCGCAGGGGCTGCTGGGCGACGCGCTGGCCACGTCCAGCACGCCGCTGGCGGACGCGGCGGCCGTCGCGCTCGGCCCCGCCGGCCGCGCGATGATGCTGGCCGGCGCCGCCGTGTCGATGTTCGGCTACGTGGGTGGGATGACGCTGGCGGTGCCGCGCGCGCTCTTCGCGCTGGGCCGCGACGGCTTTCTGCCGAGGCAGCTGGCGGCGGTGCACCCGCGCTGGCACACGCCGTGGGTGGCCATCGTGGTGCAGGGGGTGATCGTGTGCATCCTCGCCGTCACCAGCGGCTTCGAGAAGCTGGCGATCCTGGCGAACCTGTCCACGCTGCTGCTGTACGCGGGGTGCTGCCTGGCCGCGTGGGAGCTCCGCCGCCGCGACGTGCGCGCGGGCGGCATCCCCTTCCGCGTCCCCGCGGCGGGCGTGGTGCCGTTCCTCGCCCTCGCCGCCATCGCCTACATGGTCACGTCCGTGAAGCCGCTCGAGTGGGCCGTCGTGGCCGGCGTCCTCGCCGCCGCCGCGCTCATCTACTTCGCCGCCCGCGCCGCCCGCCGTTGA
- a CDS encoding GNAT family N-acetyltransferase: MPDAVTVRPATPADGDTWLALVDALADYEKLDRPTPDARGRLLNDAFGPDPHRIQVYIAEVDGRAVAYAITCETYSSFLALPTLYLEDIFVLPDARRHGIGRTMFRYLAGEAVRRGCGRMEWVVLDWNQLAIDFYDKLGARRMTEWYTYRLTAEQLREVAEG, from the coding sequence ATGCCCGACGCCGTGACCGTCCGCCCCGCCACGCCCGCGGACGGCGACACCTGGCTGGCGCTGGTCGACGCGCTGGCCGACTACGAGAAGCTGGACCGCCCCACGCCCGACGCGCGCGGGCGCCTGCTGAACGACGCGTTCGGCCCCGATCCGCACCGCATCCAGGTGTACATCGCCGAGGTGGACGGGCGCGCCGTGGCGTACGCCATCACCTGCGAGACGTACTCGTCGTTCCTGGCGCTGCCAACGCTGTACCTGGAGGACATTTTCGTGCTCCCCGACGCGCGGCGGCACGGCATCGGCCGCACGATGTTCCGCTACCTCGCCGGCGAGGCGGTGCGGCGCGGGTGCGGGCGGATGGAGTGGGTGGTGCTCGACTGGAACCAGCTCGCGATCGACTTCTACGACAAGCTGGGCGCCCGGCGGATGACGGAGTGGTACACGTATCGGCTGACGGCGGAGCAGCTTCGGGAGGTCGCAGAGGGATAG
- a CDS encoding SDR family oxidoreductase, translated as MTELRARGYRVRALVRDPARSVGAADETVRSDLLDPPSLAAACAGADVVFSCAGASMSLSSLRDRRGPLEVDWGGNRNLLAAARGAGARKFVYVSVFGARGMRGLEYADAHERIADELKTSGMDHAIIRPTGFFSFFGEIAKMAKQGRGIVIGTGEAYTNPIHEADLAEVCAAAVAGDAREISVGGPDVMTRAQIVELAFRAFGREPRLTRVPPAIFRASATVMRPFNRRMAALLAFGAAVSQVDCVAPSYGRRRLDDFFRTFAD; from the coding sequence GTGACGGAGCTGAGGGCGCGCGGCTACCGCGTCCGCGCGCTGGTGCGCGACCCCGCGCGCTCCGTTGGCGCCGCGGACGAGACGGTCCGTAGCGACCTGCTCGACCCGCCGTCGCTCGCCGCCGCGTGCGCGGGCGCGGACGTCGTGTTCTCCTGCGCGGGCGCATCCATGAGCCTGAGCAGCCTGCGCGACCGCCGCGGCCCGCTGGAGGTGGACTGGGGCGGCAACCGCAACCTGCTGGCGGCGGCGCGCGGCGCCGGCGCGCGCAAGTTCGTGTACGTCTCCGTCTTCGGCGCGCGGGGGATGCGCGGGCTGGAGTACGCCGACGCCCACGAGCGCATCGCGGACGAGCTGAAAACGTCGGGGATGGACCACGCCATCATCCGCCCGACCGGCTTCTTCTCCTTCTTCGGCGAGATCGCGAAGATGGCGAAGCAGGGCCGCGGCATCGTGATCGGCACCGGCGAGGCGTACACGAACCCCATCCACGAGGCCGACCTGGCCGAGGTCTGCGCCGCCGCTGTCGCCGGTGACGCGCGCGAGATCTCCGTCGGCGGCCCGGACGTGATGACGCGCGCGCAGATCGTCGAGCTCGCCTTCCGCGCCTTCGGCCGCGAGCCGCGGCTGACGCGCGTTCCGCCAGCCATCTTCCGCGCCTCCGCCACGGTGATGCGCCCGTTCAACCGCCGCATGGCCGCGCTCCTCGCCTTCGGCGCCGCAGTCAGCCAGGTCGACTGCGTCGCACCATCCTACGGCCGCCGTCGCCTCGATGACTTCTTCCGCACCTTCGCGGATTGA
- the acs gene encoding acetate--CoA ligase, with translation MASTEPTLDSLLQEDRTFAPPAGFAAQANARDPGIYAQADRDPEAYWAGWAEQLHWFRKWDRVLEWEPPYSRWFTGGKLNAAYNCLDRHVEAGRGGKTAMLWEGEPGDKRAFTYAELQSEVGRAANALKKLGVKKGDRVAIYLPMIPEAAVAMLACARIGAAHSVVFGGFSAESLRDRIRDAEARVLITADAGYRRGGTVALKRAADEAIEEEGGCPTIAHVVVVRRHGADGETLGDARMAEGRDVWWHDLVDGEPGECPAEEMESEDLLYILYTSGTTGKPKGIMHTTGGYLTQCYATTKLVFDLKDDDVYWCTADVGWVTGHSYIVYGPLANGATVLMYEGAPDWPDRARFWKLIEDYRVTIFYTAPTAIRAFMKWGTEFPAQHDLSSLRLLGTVGEPINPEAWVWYHKTIGHEHCPIVDTWWQTETGAIMITPLPGITETVPGSATTPFPGIRAEILTLDGQVVPRGGGFLAIRRPWPSMLRGIWGDPERYRNTYWTKWEGKTVSSGDDEQPGESVYFPGDGAKRDERGYYWVIGRIDDVLNVAGHRIGTMEVESALVDHPAVAEAAVVGKAHELKGQAVAAFVTLKEGQEPTEELKRELSDHVVKKIGAIARPDAILFAGDLPKTRSGKIMRRLLKDIAEGRALGDTTTLADPSVVARLKGEYEAREG, from the coding sequence ATGGCATCGACCGAACCCACGCTCGACTCCCTGCTCCAGGAAGACCGCACCTTTGCGCCGCCGGCCGGGTTCGCCGCGCAGGCCAACGCGCGCGACCCCGGCATCTACGCGCAGGCGGACCGGGACCCCGAGGCGTACTGGGCCGGGTGGGCCGAGCAGCTCCACTGGTTCCGCAAGTGGGACCGGGTTCTCGAGTGGGAGCCGCCGTACAGCAGGTGGTTCACCGGCGGAAAGCTGAACGCCGCGTACAACTGCCTGGACCGCCACGTCGAGGCCGGCCGCGGCGGCAAGACCGCGATGCTGTGGGAGGGCGAGCCCGGGGACAAGCGCGCCTTCACCTACGCCGAGCTTCAATCCGAGGTCGGCCGCGCCGCCAACGCGCTGAAGAAGCTGGGGGTGAAGAAGGGCGACCGCGTCGCGATCTATCTGCCGATGATCCCCGAGGCGGCCGTCGCCATGCTCGCCTGCGCCCGCATCGGCGCCGCGCACAGCGTGGTGTTCGGGGGATTCAGCGCCGAGAGCCTGCGCGACCGCATCCGCGACGCCGAGGCCCGCGTGCTGATCACCGCCGACGCGGGATACCGGCGTGGCGGCACCGTGGCGCTCAAGCGCGCGGCCGACGAGGCCATTGAGGAGGAAGGCGGCTGCCCCACCATCGCCCACGTGGTCGTCGTCCGCCGCCACGGCGCGGACGGCGAGACGCTGGGCGATGCGAGGATGGCGGAGGGCCGCGACGTCTGGTGGCACGACCTGGTGGACGGCGAGCCCGGCGAGTGCCCCGCGGAGGAGATGGAGAGCGAGGATCTGCTCTACATCCTCTACACCTCGGGGACCACGGGGAAGCCGAAGGGGATCATGCACACCACCGGCGGCTACCTCACGCAGTGCTACGCGACCACGAAGCTGGTGTTCGACCTGAAGGACGACGACGTCTACTGGTGCACCGCCGACGTCGGCTGGGTGACGGGGCACTCGTACATCGTCTACGGCCCGCTGGCCAACGGCGCCACCGTGCTGATGTACGAGGGCGCCCCGGACTGGCCGGACCGCGCGCGCTTCTGGAAGCTGATCGAGGACTACCGCGTCACCATCTTCTACACCGCGCCCACCGCGATCCGCGCGTTCATGAAGTGGGGAACGGAGTTCCCCGCGCAGCACGACCTTTCTTCGCTCCGCCTCCTGGGCACGGTGGGCGAGCCCATCAACCCCGAGGCGTGGGTCTGGTATCACAAGACCATCGGCCACGAGCACTGCCCCATCGTGGACACGTGGTGGCAGACGGAGACGGGGGCGATCATGATCACCCCGCTCCCCGGCATCACCGAGACGGTGCCGGGCTCCGCCACCACGCCGTTCCCCGGCATCCGCGCCGAGATCCTGACGCTGGACGGCCAGGTGGTGCCGCGGGGCGGGGGATTCCTGGCCATCCGCCGCCCCTGGCCGTCGATGCTGCGCGGCATCTGGGGCGACCCCGAGCGCTACCGCAACACCTACTGGACCAAGTGGGAGGGGAAGACGGTCAGTTCGGGCGACGACGAGCAGCCCGGCGAGAGCGTCTACTTCCCCGGCGACGGGGCCAAGCGCGACGAGCGCGGCTACTACTGGGTGATCGGGCGCATCGACGACGTGCTGAACGTGGCAGGCCACCGCATCGGCACCATGGAGGTCGAGTCGGCCCTCGTCGACCACCCCGCCGTGGCCGAGGCCGCGGTGGTGGGCAAGGCGCACGAGCTGAAGGGCCAGGCCGTCGCCGCGTTCGTCACGCTGAAGGAGGGCCAGGAGCCCACGGAGGAGCTGAAGCGCGAGCTGAGCGACCACGTGGTGAAGAAGATCGGCGCCATCGCCCGCCCCGACGCCATCCTCTTCGCCGGCGACCTGCCGAAGACGAGAAGCGGCAAGATCATGCGGCGGTTGCTGAAGGACATCGCGGAGGGCCGGGCACTGGGGGATACGACGACGCTCGCGGACCCGAGCGTGGTGGCGCGGCTGAAGGGGGAGTACGAGGCGCGGGAGGGCTGA